One window of Hevea brasiliensis isolate MT/VB/25A 57/8 unplaced genomic scaffold, ASM3005281v1 Scaf87, whole genome shotgun sequence genomic DNA carries:
- the LOC131177778 gene encoding uncharacterized protein LOC131177778 gives MAACSPPSKRRRKNHGEDTNEESSSQPPVVVFAHGAGAPSSSDWMIRWKDMLKNALQAIEVVTFDYPYISGGKKRAPPKAEKLVDFHKDIVKKAAAKYPEHPLILVGKSMGSRVSCMVAAEVDIAASAVICLGYPLKAMNGAVRDETLLQLEVPILFVHGSKDGLCPLDKLEAVCKKMKSINELLVIDGGDHSFKIAKKHLQTNGLSQDEAEDLAVQAVVSFVSRCLRGK, from the exons ATGGCTGCTTGTTCACCTCCGTCAAAGCGAAGGCGAAAGAATCACGGCGAAGATACAAATGAAGAGTCATCATCGCAGCCGCCGGTGGTTGTCTTTGCTCACGGCGCCGGTGCCCCTTCTTCTTCCGATTGGATGATTag ATGGAAGGATATGTTGAAAAATGCTTTGCAGGCTATTGAAGTCGTCACATTTGACTATCCTT ATATTTCTGGAGGAAAAAAGAGGGCCCCCCCTAAAGCAGAGAAATTGGTGGATTTTCACAAAGATATTGTGAAAAAGGCTGCTGCTAAGTACCCTGAACATCCACTGATTTTGGTTGGGAAATCCATGGGCTCTAG AGTTAGCTGCATGGTAGCTGCTGAGGTTGACATTGCAGCATCAGCAGTAATTTGCTTGGGATACCCACTTAAG GCCATGAATGGAGCTGTGAGGGATGAGACATTGTTGCAACTTGAAGTACCTATATTGTTTGTACAT GGTAGCAAAGATGGGCTTTGTCCTCTTGACAAGTTGGAGGCTGTTTGCAAGAAGATGAAATCGATCAATGAGTTGCTTGTGATTGATGGTGGTGATCATTCTTTCAAAATTGCTAAAAAGCATCTTCAAACGAATGGGTTAAGCCAAGATGAAGCTGAAGATCTTGCCGTTCAGGCTGTTGTATCATTTGTCTCCAGGTGTCTCAGGGGaaaatga
- the LOC131177780 gene encoding uncharacterized protein LOC131177780, translated as MASAQCCKPAEQTCNEGQQNHSLGQKVSDLVTSVFKKDQTHQGHATSHCQTQCSSYTTEHKTQTVCVGQTNGHEAHDQGLGHANSNSAKCNSKSRRGERKKRGLLQKIKDGISGHSDSGSSSSESDSDDDKCGKNKN; from the exons ATGGCCTCAGCCCAGTGCTGCAAACCAGCTGAGCAAACATGCAACGAAGGCCAGCAAAACCACTCGCTCGGACAGAAAGTGTCTGACTTGGTTACCTCCGTCTTCAAGAAAGATCAAACCCACCAGGGACATGCAACCAGCCACTGCCAGACCCAATGCTCTAGCTACACCACGGAGCACAAGACCCAGACCGTGTGTGTAGGCCAAACTAATGGGCACGAAGCCCATGACCAAGGCCTGGGCCATGCAAATTCTAATAGTGCAAAATGCAACAGCAAGAGCCGGAGAGGTGAGCGCAAGAAAAGGGGTCTGCTCCAGAAGATCAAGGATGGCATTTCCGGCCACAGTGACAGCGGCAGCAGCAGCAGCGAAAGCGACAGTGATGATGACAAGTGCGGGAAGAACAAG aatTAA
- the LOC110671534 gene encoding MYB-like transcription factor ETC3, translated as MDDCSQMQNKTASCSSEEVSSIEWESIKMTEQEEDLIHRMYRLVGNRWDLIAGRIPGRKAEEIERFWTMRDIIKNLQREEISIKLAETS; from the exons ATGGATGATTGTAGTCAGATGCAAAACAAGACTGCGAGTTGCAGTTCTGAAG AGGTGAGCAGTATCGAGTGGGAATCAATCAAGATGACTGAACAAGAAGAAGATCTCATCCACAGAATGTATAGGCTGGTTGGGAACAG GTGGGATTTGATAGCAGGGAGGATTCCAGGGCGTAAAGCAGAAGAAATAGAGAGGTTTTGGACAATGCGAGACATAATCAAGAATTTGCAAAGAGAAGAAATCAGCATCAAACTAGCTGAAACTTCCTAA